A part of Leifsonia xyli subsp. xyli str. CTCB07 genomic DNA contains:
- the aroA gene encoding 3-phosphoshikimate 1-carboxyvinyltransferase, translating into MLISNYSTPDFNPYGDTRVEKPNELWAAPVAPGPVSASVALPGSKSLTARELVLAALADGPSLLRAPLHSRDSAAMVEALRSLGVRVEEREGSGGFGSDFLVTPAEELLGSTTIECGQAGTVMRFVPPIAGLALGPTMFDADDSARGRPMTAIIASLRGLGVEINDDGHGALPFTVHGTGTVAGGAIEVDASRSSQFVSALLLSASRFENGLDLTHSGERLPSLPHIEMTVAALAARGVAVDSPETGRWVVQPGPIAARDVDIEPDLSNAAPFLAAAVVTGGSVTITGWPESTTQVGADLAHLLPLFGATVTKAVDRLTVTGPERIQGIRLDLTTGGELAPALVAIAALADSPSEITGIGHICHHETDRLAALAAEINGFGGAVTELEDGLRVEPRPLTGGVWRSYEDHRMATAGAIVGLAVEGVEIENVATTAKTLPHFTELWARMLDESARP; encoded by the coding sequence ATGCTGATCTCGAACTATTCCACCCCCGACTTCAATCCCTACGGCGACACCCGTGTGGAGAAGCCCAACGAACTGTGGGCCGCTCCCGTCGCGCCGGGGCCGGTCTCGGCCTCCGTCGCCCTTCCCGGGTCCAAGTCGCTGACCGCCCGCGAACTGGTTCTGGCCGCCCTCGCGGACGGCCCCTCGCTGCTGAGGGCGCCGCTGCACTCACGCGACAGCGCCGCGATGGTGGAGGCGCTGCGCTCGCTCGGCGTGAGAGTCGAAGAGAGAGAAGGCTCAGGCGGGTTCGGCTCCGATTTCCTGGTCACCCCCGCCGAAGAGCTGCTCGGCAGCACCACCATCGAGTGCGGCCAGGCCGGGACGGTCATGCGCTTCGTGCCGCCGATCGCCGGGCTCGCGCTCGGCCCGACGATGTTCGACGCGGACGACTCCGCGCGCGGCCGGCCCATGACCGCGATCATCGCCTCCCTCCGCGGGCTCGGCGTGGAGATCAACGACGACGGCCACGGCGCCCTCCCGTTCACCGTCCACGGCACCGGGACGGTCGCCGGCGGCGCGATCGAGGTAGACGCCTCCCGTTCCAGCCAGTTCGTCAGCGCCCTTCTGCTCTCGGCCAGCCGTTTCGAGAACGGCCTCGATCTGACGCACTCCGGCGAGCGCCTCCCCAGCCTGCCCCACATCGAGATGACGGTGGCCGCGCTCGCCGCGCGCGGTGTCGCCGTCGACTCACCCGAGACGGGCCGCTGGGTCGTGCAGCCCGGTCCGATCGCCGCGCGCGACGTGGACATCGAGCCGGACCTCTCCAACGCCGCCCCCTTCCTGGCCGCGGCCGTCGTCACCGGCGGCTCGGTCACGATCACGGGCTGGCCCGAGTCGACCACACAGGTCGGCGCCGACCTAGCCCACCTGCTGCCGCTGTTCGGGGCGACCGTGACGAAGGCCGTCGACCGGCTGACGGTCACCGGCCCCGAGCGCATCCAGGGCATCCGGCTGGATCTGACGACCGGCGGCGAGCTCGCGCCCGCCCTGGTCGCGATCGCCGCTCTGGCCGACAGCCCGAGCGAGATCACCGGCATCGGCCACATCTGCCACCACGAGACCGACCGCCTGGCTGCCCTCGCGGCCGAGATCAATGGTTTCGGCGGCGCGGTCACCGAGCTGGAGGACGGCCTCCGGGTCGAACCGAGGCCGCTCACGGGCGGCGTGTGGCGCAGCTACGAGGATCACCGGATGGCGACCGCCGGGGCGATCGTCGGGCTGGCCGTCGAGGGTGTGGAGATCGAGAATGTCGCCACGACGGCGAAGACCCTCCCCCACTTCACCGAGCTGTGGGCGCGGATGCTCGACGAGAGCGCCCGCCCCTGA
- the rsgA gene encoding ribosome small subunit-dependent GTPase A, with translation MPGGSGSWWSDDDDDDEFDRYDDSAIRSRPNPKGNRPRTKVRPEHADAEIARVLGVDRGRYTVLLDEDADHEREVTAARASELRRKPIVTGDRVAVVGDTTGGQGTLARIVRIEPRTTLLRRSADDTDEVERVMVANADQMLVVVAAANPEPRTRLVDRYLVAAYDAGIEPMLCVTKIDLTDPAPFLHNFAGLDLPVFTSREDAIPVEEITAALIGRSTVVVGHSGVGKSTLVNAIVPGAGRATGHVNEVTGRGRHTSSSTVSLRAGNDAGHGWVIDTPGVRSFGLGHVDTASILTSFTDLARLAEECPRGCTHLPNAPDCAIAEAVEEGQLGEIGTARLDSLQRLLTTLAR, from the coding sequence ATGCCCGGCGGCTCGGGGTCGTGGTGGTCGGACGACGATGACGACGACGAGTTCGACCGCTATGACGATTCGGCCATCCGCAGCCGGCCGAATCCCAAGGGGAACCGCCCACGGACGAAGGTGCGCCCGGAGCACGCGGACGCGGAGATCGCACGGGTGCTCGGCGTCGACCGCGGGCGCTACACGGTGCTGCTGGACGAGGACGCCGACCACGAGCGCGAAGTCACGGCAGCCCGGGCCAGCGAACTGCGCCGGAAGCCCATCGTGACCGGCGACCGGGTCGCGGTCGTGGGCGACACCACCGGCGGGCAGGGCACCCTCGCGCGCATCGTCCGCATCGAGCCGCGCACGACGCTGCTGCGCCGCAGCGCCGACGACACCGACGAAGTCGAGCGGGTCATGGTCGCGAACGCCGATCAGATGCTCGTCGTCGTCGCCGCCGCAAACCCCGAACCCCGAACCCGGCTGGTTGACCGCTACCTCGTCGCCGCCTATGACGCGGGGATCGAGCCGATGCTCTGCGTGACGAAGATCGATCTGACCGACCCCGCGCCGTTCCTGCACAACTTCGCGGGGCTCGACCTGCCGGTGTTCACGAGCCGCGAGGATGCGATCCCGGTCGAGGAGATCACAGCCGCTCTGATCGGACGCAGCACCGTCGTCGTGGGGCACTCGGGGGTCGGCAAATCGACTCTCGTCAATGCGATCGTGCCCGGCGCCGGGCGCGCGACCGGACACGTCAACGAGGTGACCGGCCGGGGACGGCACACCTCCTCCTCGACCGTCTCGCTGCGGGCCGGGAACGACGCGGGCCACGGCTGGGTCATCGACACCCCGGGGGTCCGCTCGTTCGGGCTCGGGCACGTCGACACCGCCAGTATCCTGACGTCGTTCACCGACCTCGCCCGGCTCGCAGAAGAGTGCCCGCGCGGCTGCACCCACCTGCCGAACGCCCCCGACTGCGCAATCGCCGAGGCCGTCGAGGAGGGACAGCTGGGCGAGATCGGCACAGCCCGGCTGGATTCGCTGCAACGGCTCCTGACGACACTCGCGCGCTGA
- the bcp gene encoding thioredoxin-dependent thiol peroxidase — protein MTDARLEAGQAAPAFTLKDQDGKSVSLADYAGEQVIVYFYPAAMTPGCTKEACDFRDSLASLASSGYRVIGISKDAPAKNKRFAEQEGLNFPLLSDEDLAVHSAYGAYGEKKLYGKVVEGVIRSTFVLDTDGSVRLPLYNVKATGHVTSLRKKLGLD, from the coding sequence ATGACTGACGCTCGTCTCGAGGCCGGCCAGGCCGCACCCGCATTCACACTGAAGGACCAGGACGGCAAATCCGTCTCGCTCGCCGACTACGCCGGTGAGCAGGTCATCGTCTACTTCTACCCCGCGGCGATGACCCCGGGCTGCACCAAGGAGGCGTGCGACTTCCGCGACAGCCTCGCCTCGCTCGCGTCGAGCGGCTACCGGGTCATCGGCATCTCGAAAGACGCCCCGGCCAAGAACAAGCGGTTCGCGGAGCAGGAGGGGCTGAACTTCCCGCTGCTCTCGGACGAAGACCTCGCGGTGCATAGCGCGTACGGCGCGTACGGCGAGAAGAAGCTCTACGGCAAGGTCGTGGAGGGCGTCATCCGCTCCACGTTCGTCCTGGACACGGACGGCAGCGTCCGCCTCCCTCTGTACAACGTGAAGGCCACCGGCCACGTCACCTCGCTGCGGAAGAAGCTCGGCCTCGACTGA
- a CDS encoding ABC transporter ATP-binding protein, producing MTVILKLREAGFRYRRAPVWALDGVSFAVEPGRSVGLVGESGAGKTTMLSLLLGLAAPTSGSVEFDGVPLDRRDRARMREFRRSVQAVFQDPYSSLNPRQSVGRIVGEPLASLKLASGAEARDRVAEALRAVALPAEAAQRYRHEFSGGQRQRIAIARAIVPRPRVLLADEPVSELDVTTRIQIIELLGELTERNEMTIVMVSHDLSVVAALCRQAVVLRGGRVVEQGPTQDVLGAPADPYTQRLIASVPRLPAV from the coding sequence GTGACCGTCATCCTGAAACTGCGTGAGGCCGGCTTCCGCTACCGGCGTGCCCCAGTATGGGCGCTCGACGGTGTCTCGTTCGCGGTCGAGCCGGGCCGGAGCGTCGGGCTCGTCGGGGAGTCCGGCGCGGGCAAGACGACCATGCTCTCGCTGCTCCTCGGCCTCGCGGCGCCGACCAGCGGCAGCGTCGAGTTCGACGGCGTGCCGCTCGACCGGCGCGATCGGGCCCGGATGCGGGAATTCCGGCGCAGTGTGCAGGCGGTCTTCCAGGACCCCTACTCCTCCCTGAATCCGCGGCAGAGCGTCGGGCGCATCGTCGGGGAGCCGCTTGCTTCGCTGAAGCTCGCCAGCGGGGCGGAGGCCCGCGACCGGGTGGCCGAGGCGCTGCGAGCCGTCGCCCTGCCGGCGGAGGCTGCGCAGCGCTACCGGCACGAGTTCTCGGGCGGCCAGCGCCAGCGCATCGCCATCGCCCGGGCGATCGTGCCGCGACCGCGGGTGCTGCTCGCAGACGAGCCGGTGAGCGAGCTCGATGTGACCACGCGCATCCAGATCATCGAATTGCTCGGTGAGCTGACCGAGCGAAATGAAATGACAATTGTGATGGTCTCGCACGACCTCAGCGTCGTCGCGGCGCTCTGCCGGCAGGCCGTCGTGCTGCGCGGTGGCCGTGTGGTCGAACAGGGGCCGACCCAGGACGTCCTCGGCGCCCCGGCCGACCCCTACACGCAACGGCTCATCGCGTCCGTGCCGCGACTGCCCGCCGTTTGA
- a CDS encoding ATP-binding cassette domain-containing protein: MILEVRDLGVSGRDGSPLVEGVSFGLDVGERLSLIGESGSGKSLTSFAVTGLLPDGLTATGEVELAGVPVIGVKERTLVPLHGRTASLVFQEPLTALDPLMRLGKQAAEPLHRHLGLRGAGLRQAVLEALTEVRLPEPERIARAYAHEISGGQRQRVAIAAALACRPRLLIADEPTTALDVTVQADILNLLDSLVAERGMALLFVSHDLAVVSRMTDRALVLRGGRVVEEGAIERILTSPADPYTAELVRSARRLDAALEVS; the protein is encoded by the coding sequence ATGATTCTGGAGGTGCGGGATCTTGGCGTGAGCGGCCGCGACGGCTCGCCGCTGGTGGAGGGCGTCTCGTTCGGACTCGACGTGGGGGAGCGGCTCAGCCTGATCGGCGAGTCGGGCTCGGGCAAATCGCTGACGTCGTTCGCTGTGACCGGGTTGCTCCCCGACGGGCTGACGGCGACCGGGGAGGTCGAACTCGCCGGGGTGCCGGTCATCGGGGTCAAGGAGAGGACGCTCGTGCCGCTCCATGGGCGGACGGCCTCGCTCGTCTTCCAGGAGCCGCTGACAGCGCTCGACCCGCTCATGCGGCTCGGGAAGCAGGCGGCAGAGCCGCTGCACCGCCACCTCGGGCTGCGCGGCGCGGGGCTGCGACAGGCGGTGCTGGAGGCTCTCACCGAGGTCCGGCTGCCCGAGCCCGAACGCATCGCCCGGGCTTACGCACACGAGATCTCCGGCGGCCAGCGCCAGCGCGTGGCCATCGCCGCAGCGCTGGCCTGCCGCCCCCGGCTGCTCATCGCGGACGAACCGACGACCGCGCTCGACGTCACGGTCCAGGCGGACATCCTGAACCTCTTGGACAGCCTGGTCGCCGAGCGCGGGATGGCGCTCCTGTTCGTCAGCCACGATCTCGCGGTCGTCTCGCGGATGACCGATCGAGCGCTCGTGCTGCGCGGGGGACGGGTGGTGGAGGAAGGCGCGATCGAACGCATCCTGACCTCGCCGGCCGACCCCTACACGGCGGAACTCGTTCGCAGCGCCCGGCGCCTGGATGCCGCCCTGGAGGTGTCGTGA
- a CDS encoding ABC transporter permease → MNAVVKQTVAQDPAPDRRAGAPHRTRRSLTLGTGLALVGLVALVAAVSFVWLPYAQGDTSGGRLHPPDASHWLGTDRFGRDLLTQLMIGSRIVLAVGAGAAVIGAIAGVTVGTLAAFATRWLDDTVSAVLDILIAFPTLLLAMLIVAAQGASLGTAILAIGLALSAVVARLTRILAKRVLAQQYVTAARTAGTSWAGIVGRHILPNIWPTLSVNLALQFGVAVLAEAILSYLGLGAPPPNASWGRLLQEAQGTAAVAPAGAIAPSVALVVLVVGVNLVADGVRDIGDPTLRRSR, encoded by the coding sequence ATGAACGCGGTGGTGAAGCAGACGGTCGCTCAGGACCCGGCGCCGGACCGGCGCGCGGGCGCCCCGCACCGCACGCGCCGGTCGCTGACGCTCGGGACCGGCCTGGCGCTGGTCGGGCTGGTGGCGCTCGTGGCAGCGGTCTCGTTCGTGTGGCTTCCGTACGCGCAGGGCGACACCTCGGGCGGGCGGCTGCACCCGCCGGACGCCTCGCACTGGCTCGGGACCGACCGGTTCGGGCGTGATCTGCTGACCCAGCTCATGATCGGCTCCCGGATCGTCCTCGCGGTCGGAGCGGGAGCGGCGGTCATCGGCGCGATCGCCGGTGTGACGGTCGGGACGCTGGCCGCTTTCGCGACGCGCTGGCTGGACGACACGGTCTCGGCTGTGCTCGACATCCTGATCGCCTTCCCGACGCTGCTGCTCGCCATGCTCATCGTCGCGGCGCAGGGGGCGTCGCTCGGGACGGCGATCCTGGCGATCGGGCTCGCGCTGTCGGCGGTGGTCGCGCGGCTGACGCGCATCCTCGCGAAGCGCGTGCTGGCGCAGCAGTACGTCACGGCCGCGCGGACGGCGGGGACCTCGTGGGCGGGCATCGTGGGGCGGCACATCCTGCCCAACATCTGGCCGACGCTGAGCGTGAACCTCGCGCTGCAGTTCGGCGTCGCCGTGCTCGCGGAGGCGATTCTGTCGTACCTGGGGCTCGGGGCGCCGCCGCCGAACGCCTCGTGGGGCCGGCTGCTGCAAGAGGCGCAAGGAACGGCCGCCGTCGCCCCGGCGGGTGCGATCGCGCCCAGTGTGGCCTTGGTGGTGCTTGTGGTCGGAGTCAATCTCGTCGCCGACGGAGTGCGGGACATCGGCGACCCGACGCTCAGGAGGTCGCGATGA
- a CDS encoding ABC transporter permease: MAVYLFRRTAFLVVSLLLAMVVLFFLLRVLPGDPANALPSASATPEQIAAARQQVGSDLPLVQQFATWFGSLLTFDLGESFITSLPIGPEIASRLVVTVQLTLLSFALAVGLALPIGFFAAWKADRWYGLALSAFSQLGIAVPVFWVGILLVGVFSIALRWFPSGGFPRDDWADPVAALGSLALPIATIAIVMSASISWYVRSATLDVIGSDYLRNARALGSGFGRAMWRHGLRNGAAPVVSVLGIELATAFLGAVVVESVFALPGLGSMLLRAIEQHDSPGIQGILFVSTLLVLVVGFLADITQRLIDPRLRHSISGDR; the protein is encoded by the coding sequence ATGGCTGTCTACCTCTTCCGTCGCACGGCGTTCCTCGTGGTGTCGTTGCTGCTCGCCATGGTGGTGCTGTTCTTCCTCTTGCGTGTGCTCCCGGGCGATCCGGCCAACGCGCTGCCCTCCGCGAGCGCGACCCCGGAGCAGATCGCGGCGGCGCGGCAGCAGGTCGGCAGCGACCTCCCGCTGGTGCAGCAGTTCGCGACGTGGTTCGGATCCCTCCTCACGTTCGATCTCGGGGAGTCGTTCATCACCTCCCTGCCGATCGGCCCGGAGATCGCGTCCCGGCTGGTGGTGACCGTCCAGCTGACGCTGCTCTCGTTCGCGCTCGCGGTCGGGCTGGCGCTGCCGATCGGTTTCTTCGCGGCTTGGAAGGCCGACCGATGGTACGGGCTGGCGCTCTCCGCGTTCTCGCAGCTGGGGATCGCCGTGCCGGTGTTCTGGGTCGGCATTCTGCTGGTCGGCGTGTTCTCGATCGCCCTGCGCTGGTTCCCGTCGGGCGGATTCCCGCGGGACGACTGGGCCGACCCGGTTGCGGCGCTCGGGTCGCTCGCGCTGCCGATCGCGACGATCGCGATTGTGATGAGCGCCTCGATCTCGTGGTATGTGCGCAGCGCGACGCTGGATGTGATCGGCAGCGACTACTTGCGGAACGCCCGTGCGCTCGGTTCCGGATTCGGGCGGGCGATGTGGCGGCACGGACTGCGCAACGGCGCGGCGCCGGTTGTCTCGGTTCTCGGGATCGAGCTGGCGACCGCGTTCCTCGGGGCGGTCGTGGTCGAGAGCGTGTTCGCGCTGCCGGGGCTGGGGAGCATGCTGCTGAGGGCGATCGAGCAGCATGACTCCCCCGGCATCCAGGGCATCCTCTTCGTCTCGACGCTGCTCGTCCTGGTTGTCGGCTTCCTGGCCGACATCACGCAGCGCCTCATCGACCCGCGGCTGCGGCACAGCATTTCGGGGGACCGATGA
- a CDS encoding ABC transporter substrate-binding protein yields MWIYGPGTSNYKTAEDGTGPYKLGAWKRGSSLSLERWSGYWGAAAKNREVVFEYFTDASALSNALLTNRVDIVTSVQSPDALAQFRGNADYRISEGTSTTKELLAFNDRVAPFDKAEVRKAVSSAIDKKKLLTSIWGDYGTLIGSMVPPSDPWYEDLTAVNPYDVSLAKKELAEAGFPNGFAFALDTPTYDPHPAVAEFLKTELAKVGVTVNINSISADEWYTKVFKNHDFTATLQEHVNDRDVVWYGNPDFYWGYGNPQVTQWVAEAEQAPTTAEQTAKLKLVGEQIAKDAASAWLYLYPQIVVASSAVTGYPVNGLNSQFYAYGIVKK; encoded by the coding sequence ATCTGGATCTACGGACCGGGTACGTCGAACTACAAGACGGCCGAGGACGGCACGGGGCCGTACAAGCTCGGCGCCTGGAAACGCGGCAGTTCGCTCAGCCTCGAGCGCTGGAGCGGCTACTGGGGCGCCGCGGCGAAGAACAGGGAGGTCGTCTTCGAGTACTTCACCGACGCGAGCGCTCTCTCGAACGCCCTGCTGACCAACCGCGTCGACATCGTCACGAGTGTGCAGAGCCCGGACGCGCTCGCGCAGTTCCGGGGCAATGCGGACTACCGGATCAGCGAGGGGACCTCGACGACGAAAGAACTCCTGGCCTTCAACGACAGGGTCGCGCCGTTCGACAAGGCTGAGGTGCGCAAAGCTGTCTCCTCGGCGATCGACAAAAAGAAGCTCCTCACGTCGATCTGGGGAGACTATGGCACGCTCATCGGCTCGATGGTCCCGCCGAGCGACCCCTGGTACGAAGACCTCACCGCAGTCAACCCGTACGATGTCTCGCTCGCGAAGAAGGAACTGGCCGAGGCCGGATTCCCGAACGGGTTCGCCTTCGCGCTCGACACCCCGACCTACGACCCGCACCCGGCGGTGGCCGAGTTCCTCAAGACGGAACTCGCCAAAGTCGGAGTCACGGTGAACATCAACTCGATCTCCGCCGATGAGTGGTACACGAAAGTGTTCAAGAACCACGACTTCACCGCGACGCTGCAGGAGCACGTCAACGACCGCGATGTGGTCTGGTATGGCAACCCGGACTTCTACTGGGGTTACGGCAATCCCCAGGTGACCCAGTGGGTCGCCGAAGCGGAGCAGGCGCCGACCACGGCTGAGCAGACCGCGAAGCTCAAGCTCGTGGGCGAGCAGATCGCGAAGGACGCGGCCAGCGCCTGGCTGTACCTGTATCCGCAGATCGTGGTCGCCTCGAGCGCTGTGACCGGCTATCCGGTGAACGGGCTGAACTCGCAGTTCTACGCCTACGGCATCGTCAAGAAGTAG
- a CDS encoding DUF1684 domain-containing protein — MAGHPATVTATALERGTLDTGVPERGIRLWEAAAPAIRAFDTIDAFPFDPAWVVEATFTPVAGERTIPFEHIRDNGLTRDKVVPGDISFSRDGVDYTLSAFDDEGTLLLVFGDPTNGVEGDGGTYASGRFLFVARHGDRAVLDFNRAFVPPCGFSDQFNCPLPPRSNRFAFPVTAGEKRVVFREGFAH, encoded by the coding sequence CTGGCCGGCCACCCCGCGACCGTCACCGCCACCGCGCTCGAGCGCGGCACCCTCGACACCGGCGTCCCTGAGCGAGGCATCCGGCTCTGGGAAGCGGCGGCCCCGGCCATCCGGGCCTTCGACACCATCGACGCCTTCCCGTTCGACCCGGCGTGGGTCGTTGAGGCGACGTTCACACCGGTGGCGGGGGAGCGCACCATCCCGTTCGAGCACATCCGGGACAACGGCCTTACCCGCGACAAGGTCGTACCCGGAGACATCTCCTTCTCGCGCGACGGCGTCGACTACACCCTGAGCGCGTTCGACGATGAAGGGACGCTGCTGTTGGTCTTCGGCGACCCGACCAACGGCGTCGAGGGCGACGGCGGGACCTACGCCTCCGGCCGCTTCCTCTTCGTCGCCCGGCATGGCGATCGCGCCGTCCTCGACTTCAACCGCGCATTCGTCCCGCCCTGCGGCTTCTCGGACCAGTTCAACTGTCCGCTGCCGCCGCGGAGCAACCGCTTCGCCTTCCCGGTCACGGCCGGGGAGAAGCGCGTCGTGTTCCGCGAGGGCTTCGCGCACTGA